The proteins below are encoded in one region of Maribacter aestuarii:
- a CDS encoding GNAT family N-acetyltransferase: MEIYYSIAATDEELKEILALQNRNMVTTISGEEREKEGFVTVMHSFDILKQMNSICPHIIAKANGKVVGYALSMHPNFGDDIPVLKPMFKELENLKIENYLVMGQVCLDKNYRKKGVFRELYATMKREYKNNYATIITEVDATNTRSFNAHLAVGFELLRSYKSIGRKWNIITLPTQE, encoded by the coding sequence ATGGAAATCTACTACTCCATAGCTGCAACCGATGAAGAACTAAAAGAGATTTTAGCACTTCAAAATAGAAATATGGTTACGACCATTTCCGGCGAGGAAAGGGAAAAAGAAGGTTTTGTTACAGTTATGCATTCCTTTGACATCCTAAAACAAATGAATAGTATTTGTCCACACATTATTGCAAAGGCTAATGGTAAAGTAGTAGGATATGCGCTAAGTATGCATCCTAATTTTGGAGACGATATTCCTGTCTTAAAACCTATGTTCAAAGAGTTAGAAAATTTAAAAATTGAAAACTATTTGGTAATGGGACAAGTATGTTTGGATAAAAATTATCGCAAAAAAGGAGTTTTTAGGGAATTGTATGCGACAATGAAGAGAGAATACAAAAACAATTATGCCACCATAATTACAGAAGTGGATGCCACGAATACACGTTCCTTCAATGCCCATCTAGCCGTTGGCTTTGAGCTATTGCGTAGTTATAAATCGATAGGACGAAAATGGAATATAATTACCTTACCTACCCAAGAATAA
- a CDS encoding aminotransferase class I/II-fold pyridoxal phosphate-dependent enzyme, with the protein MLDFPKRLKQKLEERVKEDSLRVLDYEQGLVDFTSNDYLGLAKDETLFSKTFQLLLTKNIAENGATGSRLLTGNHSLYETLESLLSSFHMAESALVFNSGYDANIGFFSSVPLRGDLIFYDELVHASIRDGMAMSNAKSYKFPHNDITGLQEKISAVLKGSKPEKDAEIYIVTESVFSMDGDSPDLKALAQFCTNNKYRLIVDEAHAVGIFGKNGEGLVQELKLQGNVFARIVTFGKALGAHGAAILGPSSLTAYLLNFARSFIYSTGLSPHCIATVISSYEYLKDDSQEERQRLKRNINFFKEKAVKLNLQEHFVVSNSAIHSYIISDNTRVKSVSKKLKDKGFNVKAILYPTVPLGQERLRFCIHSTNSEEEIGLVLELLSNYL; encoded by the coding sequence ATGCTAGATTTCCCAAAAAGACTAAAACAAAAATTGGAGGAAAGGGTTAAAGAAGATTCACTCCGTGTGCTCGACTATGAGCAAGGATTAGTGGATTTCACTTCCAACGACTATCTGGGACTTGCCAAAGATGAAACACTATTTTCCAAGACCTTTCAGCTCTTACTAACCAAGAACATTGCGGAAAATGGCGCTACAGGTTCACGATTGTTAACGGGTAATCACTCGCTGTATGAAACGCTAGAATCCCTTCTAAGTAGTTTTCATATGGCCGAAAGTGCCTTGGTGTTCAATTCCGGATACGATGCGAACATCGGATTCTTTAGTTCAGTGCCGCTAAGGGGAGATTTAATATTTTACGATGAACTCGTTCATGCCAGTATTAGGGATGGTATGGCCATGAGCAATGCCAAGAGTTATAAATTCCCGCATAACGATATTACTGGTTTACAAGAAAAGATTAGTGCGGTATTAAAAGGTAGTAAACCGGAAAAGGATGCGGAAATTTATATTGTTACGGAGTCTGTTTTTTCAATGGATGGGGATTCCCCGGATTTAAAGGCGCTTGCTCAATTTTGCACTAATAACAAGTACAGGTTGATTGTGGATGAAGCGCATGCCGTAGGTATTTTTGGAAAAAATGGAGAAGGCTTAGTACAGGAATTGAAGCTTCAGGGGAACGTATTTGCCAGAATTGTCACTTTTGGAAAGGCGCTAGGTGCCCACGGAGCTGCAATATTGGGTCCGTCCTCACTTACAGCATATCTTCTCAATTTTGCGAGAAGCTTTATTTATAGCACAGGGCTATCACCTCACTGCATTGCCACAGTAATTTCTTCATATGAATACCTAAAGGATGATTCACAAGAAGAACGTCAAAGGCTAAAGAGAAATATCAATTTTTTTAAGGAAAAAGCTGTAAAATTAAACTTGCAGGAGCATTTTGTGGTTAGCAATTCTGCCATTCACTCCTATATCATTAGTGATAACACTAGGGTAAAATCGGTTTCAAAAAAACTCAAGGACAAGGGGTTCAACGTTAAGGCTATCCTTTACCCGACCGTACCGTTAGGACAAGAGCGGTTAAGATTTTGCATACATAGCACCAATTCCGAAGAGGAGATTGGACTGGTGTTAGAATTATTGTCCAACTATCTTTAG
- a CDS encoding DUF2007 domain-containing protein translates to MEEKFYLLASFEYAADVQIIKGKLESEGIPVFLRDENTLNSDPLISNAIGGVKLQVYSRDKERALEIYNEVRAYALDEKGEPIVCPNCKASKSEVYYSRKGIFYKLFPFFEKRKYKCLNCGIITNPSN, encoded by the coding sequence ATGGAAGAGAAATTTTATCTTTTGGCATCATTCGAATATGCTGCCGACGTACAGATAATAAAAGGAAAGTTGGAGTCCGAAGGAATCCCAGTATTTCTAAGGGATGAGAATACCCTAAATTCAGACCCCCTAATCAGCAACGCTATCGGAGGGGTCAAGTTGCAGGTATATTCACGGGATAAGGAAAGGGCCTTGGAGATTTATAATGAAGTAAGAGCCTATGCCTTGGACGAAAAGGGGGAACCAATTGTTTGTCCTAATTGTAAAGCAAGTAAATCCGAGGTTTATTATAGCAGGAAAGGAATTTTTTATAAACTTTTTCCATTTTTTGAAAAAAGAAAATATAAGTGCCTAAATTGTGGCATAATTACAAATCCGAGTAACTAA
- the bioD gene encoding dethiobiotin synthase produces the protein MQKIFVTGISTGVGKTIASAIITEALEGDYWKPVQAGDLDNTDSHKVAELISNTKTKIHPSSYELKSPMSPHAAAEIDGVRIDRFHINEPETDNHLIIEGAGGLLVPLNEEDTMFDIIMPDYKVIVVSRHYLGSINHSLLTISWLQKKGYEVFVLFSGNANPHTENIILHKTGVSLIGRIEEEPHFDKTVIKRYAEKFKHILETL, from the coding sequence ATGCAGAAAATATTCGTCACTGGTATATCCACAGGAGTAGGAAAAACAATTGCCTCCGCCATAATTACGGAAGCTTTGGAGGGGGATTATTGGAAACCTGTTCAGGCCGGTGATTTGGACAATACGGACAGTCATAAGGTTGCTGAATTAATCTCCAATACCAAAACAAAAATCCATCCTAGTAGTTATGAGTTGAAAAGCCCTATGAGCCCGCATGCCGCGGCGGAGATTGATGGTGTTCGAATAGATCGTTTTCATATTAACGAACCGGAAACGGATAATCATCTTATTATCGAAGGGGCCGGTGGTTTGTTAGTGCCGCTAAACGAGGAAGATACAATGTTCGATATTATAATGCCGGATTATAAAGTAATCGTGGTTTCAAGACATTATTTGGGTAGCATAAACCATTCGTTATTAACCATAAGCTGGTTACAAAAAAAGGGGTACGAAGTTTTTGTTCTATTTAGCGGCAATGCAAATCCGCATACAGAAAATATAATTTTGCACAAAACAGGGGTTTCATTGATTGGTAGGATAGAAGAGGAGCCTCATTTTGACAAGACGGTGATAAAAAGATATGCCGAAAAGTTCAAACATATCTTAGAGACCCTCTAA
- a CDS encoding ArnT family glycosyltransferase — translation MFNKLKKQVSIRVKYLNENSVFFSLFLITLFIRFPFFFRDYIDRDESTFILLGQSWVDGQLPYLELWDLKPPLTFAFFAAIISIFGKSFLAIRFFGAVLVVITAFFTFKIAVHITTKKVAYWASVCCVLLLSLFGSLQGVMSEHICMAAFVPGLYLLISKKRIIGFWHPASLWE, via the coding sequence ATGTTCAATAAGCTCAAAAAACAGGTGTCAATTCGTGTCAAATATTTGAATGAGAATTCGGTATTCTTTTCTTTATTTCTTATTACGTTATTTATTCGATTCCCATTTTTCTTCAGAGATTATATAGATCGTGATGAAAGCACCTTTATCCTTTTGGGCCAATCCTGGGTAGATGGGCAATTGCCCTACTTGGAGCTTTGGGACTTAAAGCCACCGCTCACATTCGCTTTTTTCGCAGCTATCATTTCCATTTTTGGAAAAAGCTTCTTGGCCATCCGTTTTTTTGGTGCTGTTTTGGTTGTGATTACAGCTTTTTTCACTTTTAAAATTGCTGTACACATTACTACTAAAAAAGTTGCCTATTGGGCCTCTGTTTGTTGTGTGCTTTTATTGAGCTTATTTGGAAGTTTGCAAGGGGTCATGTCCGAACACATTTGTATGGCTGCCTTTGTTCCAGGACTTTATTTATTAATAAGCAAAAAAAGAATTATTGGTTTTTGGCATCCGGCATCCTTATGGGAATAA
- a CDS encoding M61 family metallopeptidase, whose amino-acid sequence MKIFQFLPFLFLVSWSSFGQVNSYTISFENAIHHEAGITAKFSNIEKDTFAVRMSRTSPGRYALHEFAKNVYNFKATDGNGNQLNVVRPDPYQWQILGHDGEVNISYTLFANRGDGTYSQIDETHAHLNIPATFMYAPSLSERKIEVDFKVRKDLDWKVATQLPLVSGTTYSAPDLQYFMDSPTEVSNFGLREFVVDGQTIQLALHHNGTEEELNTYFEKVKKVVLAEKEVYGELPTFDYGKYTFLACYIPNASGDGMEHRNSTILTSTRSLAEGGMDNNIGTVSHEFFHAWNVERIRPESLEPFNFEEANMSGALWFAEGFTSYYTGLILCRARLISPQKYVEGLSGTFNYVWNSPARQFFNPIEMSYQAPFVDAATSVDPVNRENTFISYYSYGSVLGLALDLSLRESDLNLDDYMKLVWQTYGKNETPYTVADLQRTLNMYAGKDFGDAFFNNYIYNSKMPDYERFLKFVGVVLIQNASEPYFGVTVVLDGDGNGKISSNPKMNSPAYNAGLDNGDIITAINGDPYPKSEQFDAVIKQFSVGDTIKIDFERFGQKKTAQVILTANPTYTLSLFESEGENPTAEVLKSREDWLRLE is encoded by the coding sequence ATGAAAATATTTCAATTCTTGCCTTTTCTTTTCTTAGTGAGTTGGTCATCTTTCGGGCAGGTAAATTCCTATACCATATCGTTTGAAAATGCAATTCACCATGAAGCGGGAATTACGGCTAAGTTTTCGAATATTGAGAAAGACACGTTCGCCGTAAGAATGAGTAGGACTTCACCAGGGCGCTACGCCCTTCATGAATTTGCTAAGAACGTCTATAATTTTAAAGCAACCGATGGTAATGGAAACCAGTTAAATGTGGTACGTCCAGATCCATATCAATGGCAAATCCTAGGTCATGATGGAGAAGTAAATATTTCCTATACCTTATTTGCAAATAGAGGAGATGGCACCTATTCCCAAATAGATGAAACCCATGCCCATTTGAATATTCCCGCTACTTTTATGTACGCTCCTTCTTTATCAGAAAGAAAAATAGAAGTGGATTTTAAGGTCCGGAAAGATTTAGACTGGAAAGTTGCTACGCAACTCCCGTTAGTTTCTGGAACTACCTATTCCGCTCCCGACCTCCAGTACTTTATGGACAGCCCAACGGAGGTCAGTAATTTTGGGCTACGAGAATTTGTGGTCGATGGGCAAACCATACAATTGGCCCTTCATCATAATGGTACGGAAGAAGAACTAAATACTTATTTTGAGAAAGTGAAGAAAGTGGTCTTGGCAGAGAAAGAGGTTTATGGCGAACTGCCAACATTTGATTACGGTAAATATACTTTTTTGGCCTGCTATATTCCCAATGCATCGGGTGATGGGATGGAACATCGCAATTCTACAATTTTAACCAGTACCAGAAGTTTGGCAGAGGGAGGAATGGATAATAATATCGGAACGGTTTCCCATGAGTTTTTTCATGCTTGGAACGTAGAGCGTATTCGTCCGGAATCATTAGAACCTTTTAATTTTGAAGAAGCCAATATGAGTGGGGCGCTTTGGTTTGCAGAAGGTTTTACCAGTTATTACACTGGTTTAATTTTATGTAGAGCCAGACTTATTTCTCCCCAAAAGTATGTAGAAGGACTATCGGGCACCTTCAATTATGTTTGGAATTCCCCCGCGCGCCAGTTTTTCAACCCAATAGAAATGAGCTACCAAGCGCCTTTCGTAGATGCCGCAACTTCAGTTGACCCTGTTAACCGGGAGAATACGTTTATCTCCTATTATTCCTATGGAAGCGTTCTCGGATTGGCCTTGGATCTCTCCCTAAGGGAAAGTGATTTAAACTTGGACGATTACATGAAACTGGTTTGGCAAACCTATGGAAAAAATGAAACTCCATATACGGTTGCAGATTTGCAAAGAACCTTAAACATGTACGCAGGTAAAGATTTCGGGGATGCATTTTTCAACAACTACATTTACAATAGTAAAATGCCCGATTATGAGCGATTTTTGAAATTTGTGGGGGTTGTTTTAATACAAAATGCAAGCGAGCCTTATTTTGGAGTAACAGTAGTTCTAGACGGTGACGGAAATGGCAAAATTTCTTCCAACCCTAAAATGAATAGTCCTGCATATAACGCCGGGTTGGACAATGGAGATATCATAACCGCAATAAATGGTGACCCATATCCAAAATCCGAGCAATTCGATGCTGTTATTAAACAATTTTCCGTTGGCGATACAATTAAAATTGATTTTGAGCGCTTTGGCCAGAAGAAGACAGCGCAAGTAATCCTAACGGCTAATCCCACGTACACCCTCTCCTTATTTGAGAGCGAAGGGGAAAACCCTACAGCAGAAGTTTTGAAGAGTCGAGAAGATTGGTTAAGGCTAGAGTAA
- a CDS encoding beta-ketoacyl synthase N-terminal-like domain-containing protein: MNDKISITAIASISALGDSSSDTWRGYGRDGHCFEEQDFDNQRTWIAPLSPTLKQEIQQLKGSNSKYKNLDDTVLYAIWVSRAVIGKAGWRAADNFGINIGSSRGATQLFEKYHEDYLQHKKTATLTSPTSTLGNIASWVGHDLQTQGPDISHSITCSTALHSMLNGIAWLKSGMANRFLVGGSEAPLTPFTIAQMKALKIYAPMTSTPLSQHDDMVAEQSRSYPCRALDLDKSQNTMVLGEGAAMACLEVGLWENSLAVIEGVGYATEPLEHNVSISTDAVCFQRSMKMALGNLSPDEVDAIVMHAPGTIKGDMTEFKAIKEVFGNKTPFLTTNKWKVGHTFGASGMLSVELAILMLQQQEVIKVPYLVYESTRKSLNRVMVNAVGFGGNAVSVLLRRP; the protein is encoded by the coding sequence TTGAACGATAAAATTTCCATTACCGCAATTGCTTCCATATCCGCCTTGGGTGATTCATCCAGTGATACCTGGAGAGGTTATGGCCGAGATGGACATTGCTTCGAAGAACAGGATTTCGATAATCAAAGGACTTGGATAGCACCACTTTCTCCAACTTTAAAACAGGAAATCCAACAGTTAAAGGGGTCGAATTCCAAATATAAAAATTTAGATGACACCGTGCTTTATGCTATCTGGGTCTCAAGAGCCGTCATAGGAAAAGCTGGCTGGAGGGCAGCGGATAATTTTGGAATCAATATAGGCTCTTCGAGAGGAGCCACCCAATTGTTCGAAAAGTATCACGAGGACTATCTGCAACACAAAAAGACAGCTACCCTTACCTCTCCTACCTCCACATTGGGAAATATAGCATCTTGGGTAGGGCATGATTTACAAACGCAGGGGCCCGATATCTCACATTCCATTACCTGTTCTACGGCGTTGCATTCCATGCTGAACGGAATTGCTTGGTTAAAAAGTGGCATGGCCAACAGATTCCTGGTAGGTGGAAGCGAAGCGCCATTAACTCCGTTTACTATCGCCCAGATGAAGGCTTTAAAAATTTATGCTCCTATGACTTCGACCCCGCTCAGTCAACATGATGATATGGTAGCTGAGCAAAGTCGAAGCTATCCGTGCCGTGCTTTGGATTTAGATAAATCTCAGAACACGATGGTGTTGGGGGAAGGTGCAGCAATGGCCTGTTTGGAAGTAGGGTTATGGGAGAATTCCTTAGCAGTTATTGAAGGCGTAGGATACGCTACAGAGCCTTTGGAACATAATGTTTCCATTTCCACAGATGCAGTTTGTTTTCAACGTTCCATGAAAATGGCATTAGGGAATTTGTCACCAGATGAAGTCGATGCAATTGTAATGCATGCTCCCGGAACCATCAAAGGGGATATGACGGAATTCAAGGCGATTAAAGAAGTTTTTGGTAATAAAACACCGTTTTTAACTACGAATAAATGGAAAGTTGGTCATACGTTCGGAGCTTCGGGAATGTTAAGTGTTGAATTGGCGATACTTATGCTACAGCAACAAGAAGTGATAAAAGTCCCCTATTTAGTCTATGAGTCCACTCGCAAGAGTTTAAACAGAGTAATGGTAAATGCGGTAGGTTTTGGTGGTAATGCGGTAAGCGTACTTCTTAGAAGACCTTAA
- a CDS encoding HU family DNA-binding protein yields MTKAEIVSKISDKLGIEKGDVQATVESFMEEVKTSLEGGDNVYLRGFGSFIIKTRAEKTGRNISKNTTIKIPAHNIPAFKPAKVFVEGVKSNVQVK; encoded by the coding sequence ATGACGAAAGCGGAAATTGTATCGAAAATCTCAGATAAACTGGGAATTGAAAAAGGAGATGTACAAGCAACAGTGGAATCCTTTATGGAAGAGGTTAAAACTTCATTGGAAGGTGGAGACAATGTTTACCTTAGAGGTTTTGGTAGTTTTATCATTAAGACTAGAGCGGAAAAAACCGGAAGAAACATTTCTAAGAATACGACCATAAAAATACCTGCGCACAACATTCCCGCATTTAAGCCGGCAAAGGTTTTTGTTGAAGGAGTAAAGAGCAACGTACAAGTAAAATAA
- a CDS encoding regulatory protein RecX: protein MNYSQQFTSVEEATKKLESYCAYQDRCQKEVIRKLRDLGMIPLAIDQIVGHLIKENYLNEERFAKSFARGKFKIKKWGKRRIISELKQRDITKYNIATALKEIDEVEYLKTLDSLAKKRLGQISETNLQKRKKKLADYLLYRGWESHLVYGKLQELIA from the coding sequence ATGAACTATTCCCAGCAATTCACCTCTGTAGAAGAAGCCACCAAAAAACTGGAAAGCTATTGCGCCTATCAAGATCGTTGTCAAAAGGAAGTAATTCGAAAACTTCGTGATCTGGGAATGATACCACTTGCCATTGACCAAATTGTTGGTCATCTCATTAAAGAGAACTATTTGAACGAAGAACGTTTTGCAAAAAGTTTTGCGCGTGGCAAGTTCAAAATTAAGAAGTGGGGGAAAAGGCGAATTATTAGCGAACTCAAACAAAGAGATATTACCAAATACAATATCGCTACCGCATTAAAGGAAATTGATGAGGTAGAATACCTAAAGACACTGGACAGTCTTGCAAAAAAAAGATTAGGGCAAATCTCAGAAACCAACCTTCAGAAGAGGAAAAAAAAGTTGGCAGACTATCTGCTTTACAGAGGTTGGGAGAGTCATTTGGTGTACGGTAAACTTCAAGAATTAATTGCCTGA
- the bioA gene encoding adenosylmethionine--8-amino-7-oxononanoate transaminase: MQNLSQRDKKHLWHPLTQHKTSSLPVGIVKAKGALLWDDKGNEYIDGIASWYTTMYGHCNETITKAVTKQMQHLDFVMFSGFTHEPAVTLAERLIHILPNNQEKIFFNDNGSTAVEAAIKMALQYHHNKGDKRDTIIAFEDGFHGDTFGAMSASGLSSYNGPFEEFLLKVKRIPPPQEDNIEDVLAQLENIVQHHNCAAFIFEPLVQGAAGMKFHSAKGLNTSIKRCQELDILCIADEIMTGFGKTGANFASENLENKPDIMCLSKALTAGMFPLSVTSCTQKVFDAFLSDEVHKGFFHAHTFSGHPLGCAAALAGMELLESDVILERRAYITQAHKDFIANIQHHPKIKEVRSMGVILALDLNIEMERYGNLRDKLYQFFMERGVILRPLGNTIYVLPPYVITNGELQKIYNTITELLETV; the protein is encoded by the coding sequence ATGCAAAATCTATCACAACGGGATAAAAAACACCTGTGGCATCCGCTAACACAGCATAAGACGTCATCACTTCCGGTTGGTATTGTCAAAGCCAAGGGGGCGTTGTTATGGGATGATAAAGGGAATGAATACATAGACGGAATCGCCTCATGGTACACCACTATGTATGGACATTGTAATGAGACAATTACAAAAGCTGTAACCAAGCAAATGCAGCATTTGGATTTTGTCATGTTCAGTGGTTTCACACATGAACCGGCCGTAACATTAGCAGAGCGCCTCATACATATCTTACCGAACAATCAAGAAAAGATATTCTTTAACGATAATGGTTCTACTGCGGTAGAAGCTGCCATTAAAATGGCATTACAGTACCATCATAATAAGGGAGATAAACGAGATACCATAATTGCCTTTGAAGATGGATTTCATGGGGATACTTTTGGTGCTATGAGCGCCTCCGGTCTCTCATCGTATAACGGTCCATTCGAAGAATTTCTATTGAAGGTAAAACGTATTCCACCCCCGCAGGAAGATAACATAGAAGATGTTTTAGCACAGTTGGAGAATATTGTTCAACATCATAATTGTGCAGCGTTCATCTTTGAACCGTTGGTTCAAGGGGCGGCCGGTATGAAATTCCATTCCGCCAAAGGGCTTAACACGTCAATCAAAAGATGTCAAGAGTTGGATATCTTATGTATCGCTGATGAGATTATGACCGGTTTTGGTAAAACAGGAGCGAATTTCGCTTCGGAGAATTTGGAAAACAAACCAGATATCATGTGTTTGAGTAAGGCTTTGACCGCAGGAATGTTCCCGCTTAGTGTCACCAGTTGTACTCAAAAAGTTTTTGATGCTTTTTTGAGCGATGAGGTTCACAAAGGCTTTTTCCACGCCCATACGTTTAGTGGGCATCCACTGGGTTGTGCTGCGGCGTTGGCAGGTATGGAACTTTTAGAATCCGATGTAATCCTAGAGAGAAGGGCTTATATTACGCAAGCACATAAAGATTTTATTGCTAATATACAGCATCACCCTAAAATAAAAGAGGTACGTTCCATGGGCGTAATTCTTGCGCTGGATTTGAATATTGAAATGGAGCGCTATGGTAATTTAAGGGATAAATTGTATCAATTCTTCATGGAAAGGGGAGTCATCCTGCGTCCCTTAGGGAATACCATTTACGTACTTCCGCCTTATGTCATTACAAATGGGGAATTACAGAAAATATATAATACTATAACCGAACTGCTGGAAACTGTCTAA
- the bioB gene encoding biotin synthase BioB, with product MTEVRHNWTKEEILAVYNKPLMELLYDAATIHRKNHDPNTVQVSTLLSIKTGGCPEDCGYCPQAARYHTDIEGNDLMTVPHVKAQALRAKASGSSRVCMGAAWRNVKDGPEFDQVLEMVRTINKLDMEVCCTLGMITENQAKRLAEAGLYAYNHNLDTSEDYYKDVISTRAFEDRLATIDNVRKSNVTVCSGGIIGMGEALEDRAGMLVALSSLNPQPESVPINALVAVEGTPMEDMEPIAIWDMIRMVATTRIVMPETQVRLSAGRTEMSREGQAMCFFAGANSIFAGDKLLTTPNPDVSEDMEMFKLLGLNPQKPFTKVSQPKTVEASDSEYLPLGEKPKWTRPDHKIERNEMAKEKAKLTD from the coding sequence ATGACTGAAGTAAGACACAACTGGACCAAAGAAGAGATTTTAGCAGTTTATAACAAACCTTTAATGGAACTGCTCTATGACGCGGCAACCATCCACAGGAAAAATCATGACCCCAATACGGTTCAGGTATCTACTTTATTATCCATAAAAACAGGTGGTTGTCCAGAAGACTGTGGCTATTGTCCACAAGCGGCACGTTATCATACCGATATTGAAGGCAACGATTTGATGACCGTTCCACACGTAAAAGCTCAAGCGTTAAGGGCAAAAGCTTCGGGTAGCTCCCGGGTTTGTATGGGAGCGGCTTGGCGTAACGTAAAGGACGGACCGGAGTTTGATCAAGTGTTGGAGATGGTTCGCACCATCAACAAATTGGACATGGAGGTTTGTTGTACACTAGGGATGATTACGGAGAACCAGGCAAAACGTTTGGCAGAGGCGGGATTGTATGCATACAACCATAACTTGGACACTTCAGAAGACTACTACAAAGATGTGATTTCTACCCGTGCTTTTGAAGATCGTTTGGCAACTATAGATAATGTGCGTAAAAGTAATGTCACGGTATGTAGTGGTGGAATCATAGGTATGGGTGAAGCATTGGAAGATCGCGCAGGGATGCTGGTAGCCTTATCATCTTTAAACCCTCAACCAGAATCCGTTCCGATAAACGCATTGGTAGCTGTAGAGGGAACACCAATGGAAGATATGGAGCCTATTGCTATTTGGGATATGATTCGTATGGTAGCCACAACGAGAATCGTAATGCCAGAAACCCAGGTCCGGTTGTCGGCTGGTCGTACAGAGATGAGTAGGGAAGGGCAGGCAATGTGTTTCTTTGCCGGCGCAAACTCTATTTTTGCAGGGGATAAGTTGCTGACCACTCCTAATCCTGATGTAAGCGAGGATATGGAAATGTTTAAATTATTGGGGCTGAATCCACAAAAACCATTTACTAAAGTTTCCCAACCCAAAACCGTGGAAGCATCGGATTCCGAGTATCTTCCTTTAGGCGAAAAGCCAAAATGGACTAGGCCAGATCATAAGATTGAGCGCAACGAGATGGCGAAGGAAAAGGCTAAGTTGACTGACTAA
- a CDS encoding cupin-like domain-containing protein, with protein sequence MKLVEIQRVESITKEDFIKNYVKPQKPLVIQRAIEDWPALTKWNLDYIKKVAGNKVVPLYDDRPVHHEDGFNEPHAQMKMSDYIDTLKKGPTKFRIFLWNLLKEVPELQNDFSFPDFGIRLLKGIPMLFFGGRDSHTFMHYDIDLANIFHFHFEGEKECILFPQSETKYLYKVPHSLITHESIDFSNPDFKKWPALKRANGFKTELKHGEVLYMPEGFWHYMKYKTPGFSMSLRALARNPLNFAHAAYNIFFMRHFDVMMRKIQGQKWIDSKNEKAIVKTNQFLVQTSGKA encoded by the coding sequence TTGAAACTAGTTGAAATCCAAAGGGTGGAATCTATCACCAAGGAAGATTTTATTAAGAACTACGTCAAACCTCAAAAACCTTTGGTTATACAAAGGGCTATCGAAGATTGGCCTGCACTTACCAAATGGAATTTGGACTACATCAAAAAGGTCGCTGGGAATAAAGTTGTTCCTTTGTACGATGATCGGCCAGTACACCATGAGGATGGTTTTAACGAGCCACACGCTCAAATGAAGATGTCCGATTATATTGATACTCTAAAAAAGGGCCCTACCAAATTCCGGATTTTTCTATGGAATCTCTTAAAGGAAGTACCGGAATTACAGAACGATTTTTCTTTTCCTGATTTTGGCATACGATTGTTAAAGGGTATTCCTATGCTTTTCTTTGGTGGTAGAGACTCTCATACTTTTATGCATTACGATATCGATTTGGCCAATATTTTCCATTTTCATTTTGAAGGTGAAAAAGAATGTATTCTGTTTCCACAATCCGAAACCAAATACTTGTATAAAGTCCCACACAGTTTGATAACACATGAAAGTATAGACTTTTCGAATCCAGATTTTAAAAAATGGCCTGCGCTAAAAAGAGCTAACGGATTTAAAACTGAGCTGAAACATGGTGAAGTTCTTTATATGCCAGAAGGGTTTTGGCACTATATGAAGTATAAAACCCCAGGGTTTTCAATGAGCTTGCGGGCATTGGCAAGAAACCCCTTAAATTTTGCCCATGCGGCTTATAATATTTTCTTTATGCGCCATTTTGATGTTATGATGCGGAAAATACAAGGTCAAAAATGGATTGATTCCAAGAATGAAAAGGCCATAGTTAAAACAAATCAATTTTTGGTTCAAACCAGCGGTAAAGCTTAG